In Deltaproteobacteria bacterium HGW-Deltaproteobacteria-18, a genomic segment contains:
- a CDS encoding basic amino acid ABC transporter substrate-binding protein, protein MRTRIALVLLALFLMAGNALAKDVVFAVDATYPPMEMIDADKNIVGFGPEVVMAMGKAGGFNPILKNTAWDGIFAGLASGKYDAIASSVSITDERKQNMDFTDPYFEVKQGVIVPKGAAIASVADLAGKTVASQMGTTGYFLCKKIEGATAKSYDEIGLAVEDLYNGRIDAVIADDAVASNYALQHEMYSQKLTLAFLIAPESPEYLGFAVNKGNKEIVELINSSLAAIKANGEYDKIYAKWFGAK, encoded by the coding sequence ATGCGTACACGGATTGCACTTGTTTTGCTGGCTCTTTTTCTCATGGCCGGAAATGCCCTGGCCAAGGATGTCGTCTTTGCGGTGGATGCCACCTATCCGCCGATGGAGATGATTGACGCCGACAAGAACATCGTGGGCTTTGGTCCCGAGGTCGTCATGGCCATGGGCAAGGCCGGCGGATTCAACCCGATTCTCAAGAACACCGCCTGGGACGGCATCTTTGCAGGCCTTGCTTCCGGCAAGTACGACGCCATCGCTTCCTCGGTTTCCATCACCGATGAGCGCAAGCAGAACATGGATTTTACCGATCCCTATTTTGAAGTGAAGCAGGGCGTCATCGTGCCCAAGGGCGCGGCCATCGCTTCCGTCGCCGACCTTGCCGGCAAGACCGTTGCTTCCCAGATGGGCACCACCGGGTATTTCCTGTGCAAGAAGATCGAAGGCGCCACCGCCAAGTCCTATGACGAAATCGGCCTGGCCGTGGAAGATCTGTACAATGGCCGCATCGACGCCGTCATCGCCGACGACGCCGTTGCCTCCAACTACGCCCTGCAGCATGAAATGTATTCCCAGAAGCTGACCCTGGCTTTCCTCATTGCTCCCGAATCTCCGGAATACCTTGGTTTCGCCGTGAACAAGGGCAACAAGGAAATCGTCGAACTGATCAACTCCTCTCTGGCCGCCATCAAGGCAAACGGCGAGTACGACAAGATCTACGCAAAATGGTTCGGAGCCAAATAA
- the fsa gene encoding fructose-6-phosphate aldolase, whose translation MQFFIDTANLTEIKAAMEMGLVDGVTTNPSLMSKEADDWRDIAGKICKLVPGPVSLEVIALDTEGMVREAKELIKFGPNVVVKVPMTAEGLKAVRILKSMNIETNVTLIFSAAQALLAAKAGAAYVSPFLGRLDDVGQDGMELVHQILSIFANYGFATQIIAASVRSPLHVLDAAMAGAHIATVPYKILTQLIDHPLTDKGIAAFLKDWEKKGGK comes from the coding sequence ATGCAATTCTTCATAGATACCGCGAATCTGACCGAGATCAAGGCCGCCATGGAAATGGGGCTCGTGGACGGAGTGACCACAAACCCCTCGCTCATGAGCAAGGAAGCGGATGACTGGCGCGACATCGCCGGCAAGATCTGCAAACTGGTTCCCGGGCCTGTGAGTCTTGAGGTCATCGCGCTCGATACCGAAGGCATGGTCCGTGAAGCCAAGGAACTGATAAAGTTCGGACCCAATGTCGTGGTCAAGGTTCCCATGACGGCCGAAGGTTTAAAAGCCGTGCGCATCCTCAAATCCATGAACATCGAGACCAACGTGACCCTGATTTTCTCCGCCGCCCAGGCATTGCTTGCGGCCAAGGCGGGGGCGGCCTACGTCAGCCCGTTCCTGGGCCGGCTCGACGATGTCGGACAGGACGGCATGGAACTGGTGCACCAGATCTTGAGTATCTTCGCCAATTACGGGTTCGCCACGCAGATCATCGCAGCCAGCGTGCGAAGCCCATTGCACGTGCTGGACGCGGCCATGGCCGGAGCGCATATCGCAACGGTCCCGTACAAGATCCTGACCCAGCTTATTGACCATCCCTTGACGGACAAGGGCATCGCCGCGTTTCTCAAGGATTGGGAGAAGAAAGGCGGGAAATGA
- a CDS encoding DNA topoisomerase III: MIGLLPDRRTGFHPVAGKEVDVPRTLIIAEKPSVARELAGVLGIKGRGEGFLQGPEHVVTWAVGHLVNIAEPAEQNQAWSGRWSMRQLPMLPGRFTLGILPSTARQYEIIRKFLLDDDIESVVNATDAGREGELIFRRIYVLAGSTKPIKRLWANDMTEKGLQKAFANMVSGEEKRNLGHAAFARAEADWLVGMNFSRLFTLRAGSLITVGRVQTPVLKLLVERRREIENFVARDYWTVEGEFAHQAETFKATWFAAPDFKDSKIWQVEDGQTVVEACAGRDGEVLEMEKKKGRQKPPLLFDLTNLQKEANSRLGFSAQQTLSIAQDLYEKRKLITYPRTDSRYLTRELFAECLDNMRAVYAHFPEISQAAATNIKGGKKKFECVNDKKVSDHHAIIPTALRANPATLGKEEWAIYEMICRRFAAAFMDDATFASSTLWIGVEGHRYRATGKIFQDKGWLEAEPWRASEDNPLPNLRKGAAVTAQSLELVAHKTKPPAHFTDATLLAAMETAGKLIDDEELRDAMKERGLGTPATRAQIIETLLARKYIGKDGKRLVATDLGCWAVDVVCSMIPQVASPELTGEWEKRLKEMEQGGYAYGVFMHQVREMVSSGVNRVKGSNARPPACPVVSERQTNKEVSP, from the coding sequence ATAATCGGCCTGTTGCCGGATCGCCGCACAGGGTTTCACCCTGTTGCGGGCAAAGAGGTTGATGTGCCCAGAACTCTGATCATAGCCGAGAAGCCCTCCGTGGCCCGCGAACTGGCGGGCGTCCTTGGAATCAAGGGACGCGGGGAAGGTTTTCTGCAAGGGCCTGAGCACGTGGTCACCTGGGCCGTGGGGCATCTGGTCAACATCGCCGAGCCGGCCGAGCAGAATCAGGCCTGGTCCGGCCGTTGGTCCATGCGCCAGCTGCCCATGCTGCCCGGTCGCTTCACGCTTGGGATTCTTCCATCCACTGCCAGACAGTACGAGATCATCCGCAAATTTCTGCTCGATGACGACATCGAGTCCGTAGTCAACGCTACGGACGCGGGCCGGGAGGGCGAGCTCATCTTCCGCCGCATCTACGTGCTGGCCGGAAGCACCAAGCCGATAAAACGCCTGTGGGCCAATGACATGACCGAAAAAGGCCTGCAAAAGGCTTTTGCAAACATGGTCAGCGGAGAGGAAAAAAGAAATCTGGGGCATGCCGCCTTTGCCCGGGCCGAGGCCGACTGGCTGGTGGGCATGAACTTCTCCCGCCTCTTCACCCTGCGCGCGGGCAGCCTCATCACTGTCGGACGGGTTCAGACGCCAGTCCTGAAACTGCTGGTCGAGCGCAGGCGCGAGATCGAGAATTTCGTGGCTCGGGATTACTGGACAGTGGAAGGCGAATTTGCCCATCAGGCCGAGACGTTCAAGGCGACCTGGTTCGCGGCTCCGGACTTCAAGGATTCCAAGATCTGGCAGGTGGAGGATGGACAGACGGTGGTCGAGGCCTGCGCCGGAAGGGACGGAGAGGTCCTTGAAATGGAAAAGAAGAAGGGCAGGCAAAAGCCGCCGTTACTCTTTGACCTGACCAATCTGCAAAAAGAAGCCAACTCGCGCCTGGGCTTTTCGGCCCAGCAGACCCTTTCCATTGCCCAGGATCTCTACGAGAAGAGAAAGCTGATCACCTATCCGCGCACGGACTCCCGGTATCTGACCCGGGAGCTTTTCGCCGAATGCCTGGACAACATGCGCGCGGTGTACGCGCATTTTCCGGAAATTTCGCAGGCGGCCGCCACCAACATCAAGGGCGGAAAGAAGAAATTCGAATGCGTCAACGACAAGAAGGTCTCGGATCACCACGCCATCATCCCCACGGCCCTGCGCGCCAATCCGGCTACGCTCGGCAAGGAGGAGTGGGCCATCTACGAGATGATTTGCAGGCGTTTCGCGGCGGCCTTCATGGATGATGCCACCTTTGCCAGCTCGACCCTGTGGATTGGGGTGGAGGGGCATCGCTACCGGGCCACGGGCAAGATATTCCAGGACAAGGGCTGGCTTGAAGCCGAACCCTGGCGCGCCTCCGAGGACAACCCCCTGCCGAACCTGCGCAAGGGGGCGGCCGTCACGGCGCAGAGCCTGGAACTTGTCGCGCACAAGACCAAGCCTCCGGCCCATTTCACCGATGCCACGCTTCTTGCGGCCATGGAAACGGCGGGCAAGCTGATTGACGACGAGGAACTCCGGGACGCCATGAAAGAGCGCGGCCTCGGCACTCCGGCCACCCGCGCCCAGATCATTGAAACCCTGCTCGCCAGGAAATACATAGGCAAGGACGGCAAACGCCTGGTGGCCACGGATCTGGGCTGCTGGGCGGTGGATGTGGTCTGTTCAATGATCCCGCAAGTGGCTTCACCCGAGCTGACCGGCGAGTGGGAAAAAAGGCTCAAGGAAATGGAACAGGGCGGATATGCCTACGGCGTCTTCATGCACCAGGTCAGGGAGATGGTCAGTTCCGGAGTGAACCGGGTCAAGGGCAGCAATGCGCGCCCGCCCGCATGCCCCGTGGTTTCGGAAAGACAGACGAACAAAGAGGTGAGTCCATGA
- the folK gene encoding 2-amino-4-hydroxy-6-hydroxymethyldihydropteridine diphosphokinase encodes MPNPSASHAYLGLGSNMGDPVANVEQAVEALRNAPGLGVDAVSPIFRTEPQGMRDQDWFANCVARIDVRAPYAPEELLDVLADIEMRMGRVRTAHWGPRIIDIDILLYGDVEWDSPRLQIPHPRMLERAFVLVPLMHLAPEIRIRDLCPSQWLSRLPYRLEGNRILQATNAIFRGENA; translated from the coding sequence ATGCCCAATCCAAGCGCCTCTCACGCATATCTCGGCCTGGGGTCCAACATGGGGGACCCGGTGGCCAATGTAGAGCAAGCCGTCGAAGCCCTGCGCAATGCTCCCGGACTTGGCGTGGACGCCGTGTCCCCGATTTTCCGGACCGAGCCGCAGGGGATGCGTGACCAGGATTGGTTCGCCAACTGCGTGGCACGTATTGATGTCCGCGCCCCGTATGCCCCCGAAGAGCTGCTTGACGTCCTAGCCGACATCGAAATGCGCATGGGCCGGGTCCGCACGGCGCACTGGGGGCCACGGATCATCGATATCGACATCCTCCTCTACGGCGACGTCGAGTGGGATTCGCCCCGATTGCAGATTCCTCACCCACGAATGCTTGAAAGGGCGTTCGTACTCGTTCCGCTCATGCACCTGGCTCCGGAAATACGCATCCGGGACCTTTGTCCATCACAGTGGCTGTCCCGGCTTCCGTATCGCCTTGAAGGGAATCGGATTCTGCAGGCCACAAACGCCATTTTTCGAGGTGAAAATGCTTAA
- a CDS encoding site-specific tyrosine recombinase XerD codes for MHEEIDAYLQHLTVIRGLAEKTVAAYGSDLLFFREFLSDLGGSLHQIDEHTLFLYMVHLRRKGLKNTSMARNLSSLRGFFDFLVQERLLASSPAALLDSPKLVRKLPEVLSREEVTALLSRPLTNARLGFRDRTMLELLYACGLRVSELVSLAIPDFDPQAGLLRVLGKGSKERYVPLHESAVSQLLSYLQHWRPLFGPKTDTVFLNRSGLGLSRQGVWKLLSRYALEAGINRPVSPHTLRHSFATHLLEGGADLRTLQILLGHSDIMATEIYTHVQSARMAALHRKFHPRS; via the coding sequence ATGCACGAAGAAATCGACGCCTATCTCCAGCACCTGACCGTCATCCGCGGCTTGGCCGAAAAAACCGTCGCAGCTTATGGTTCGGATCTGCTTTTCTTCCGGGAATTTCTGAGCGATCTCGGCGGCAGCCTGCACCAGATAGATGAACACACCCTCTTTCTTTATATGGTTCATCTGCGGCGCAAGGGTCTGAAAAATACGTCGATGGCCCGCAACCTCTCCAGTTTGCGTGGTTTTTTCGATTTTCTGGTGCAGGAACGCCTCCTCGCCTCCAGTCCCGCCGCCCTGCTGGACAGCCCCAAACTGGTCCGCAAGCTGCCCGAAGTCCTGTCCCGGGAGGAGGTCACCGCCCTTTTGAGCCGCCCTCTCACTAACGCCCGTCTGGGTTTTCGCGACCGGACCATGCTCGAACTGCTCTATGCCTGCGGGCTGCGCGTGTCCGAACTGGTCTCCCTTGCGATACCGGACTTTGATCCCCAGGCGGGACTGCTGCGCGTCCTCGGCAAGGGCAGCAAGGAGCGCTACGTGCCACTGCACGAGTCAGCAGTCAGTCAGCTTCTCTCATACCTGCAGCACTGGCGCCCGCTTTTCGGGCCCAAGACCGACACGGTATTTCTCAATCGCTCGGGTCTTGGCCTTTCCCGGCAGGGCGTATGGAAGCTGCTGAGCCGCTACGCGCTGGAGGCCGGGATAAACCGCCCGGTCTCGCCGCACACACTGCGCCATTCGTTTGCCACGCACCTGCTCGAGGGCGGAGCCGATCTGCGCACCCTGCAGATCCTGCTCGGCCACAGCGACATCATGGCCACGGAAATCTACACCCATGTGCAATCCGCACGCATGGCCGCCCTGCACCGCAAATTTCATCCCCGGTCCTGA
- a CDS encoding polya polymerase — protein MTQDTPFKTVITCHANADFDALAAMIAVSKLYPGAALVFPGTQESSLKDYFIQSAMYLFNFKSLKDLDLQEVQLLVVVDTRQRSRLAHVEPLFALPGLQIHLYDHHPATDDALEGSLDVFRPWGATTSIIVERLKEKSLTVTPDEATIMGLGIFEDTGGFTFKSTTEHDFEAAAWLRTMGMDLDVIRDIMSRELSTEQIAILSELIDSATTHTINGVDIVIAEVVLDTYVGDFALLTHKLMDMENIRVLFAIGHMGDRIQLVARSKAQEVDVGVVCSSFGGGGHAYAASASVKDRTISQVKDELFALLYSLINPQMVVRDFMSSPVVRIKAAQSVAQAAEVMMRYGFKALPVVEYADQVCGIIENSVAEKAVGHGLGDERVTEYMLEDFHFVTEDQDLYQVMEIILGHRQRLVPVQREQELVGVITRTDLINLMVQEPARIPESLLSDKRQEKNIRQILLERLPKDIVSLLQLAGQTGQEQGVTVYTVGGFVRDMLLGIPNDDIDLVVEGDGIAFAQNLGRKLGARVRPHLKFRTAVLILPGGQKIDVATARLEYYEYPAALPIVELSSLKMDLYRRDFSINTLAIHLCPPHFGRLVDFFGGQQDIKDGIIRVLHSLSFVEDPTRIIRAIRFEQRFQFKIGGQTERLIKNAVRLNIFQKLSGARIRHELRLLAEDSVPLDAFIRMRDLGLLQEIHPLLHFPQTKEPLLEGIEKVITWYKLLFREQAPDIWIVYFLGLVSGFDTHQVQALTSRLRFPPKRIELVESTRRQLRYVAMQLAQWGKNEGSAADLYDILSPLSLEGLLYTMAKQRKLELKKAVSQYLTHLQDVGILVTGSDIKDMGLEPGPRFANILRAVKRAVLNEEVRTREEQLNYARRMAASLQGQEPKAVS, from the coding sequence ATGACCCAAGACACCCCTTTCAAAACGGTCATTACCTGCCACGCCAATGCGGATTTCGACGCGCTGGCCGCCATGATCGCGGTCAGCAAGCTCTATCCGGGAGCTGCCCTGGTCTTCCCCGGCACCCAGGAGAGCTCGCTCAAGGATTATTTTATTCAGAGCGCCATGTATCTCTTCAATTTCAAGAGCCTTAAAGACCTTGACCTGCAGGAGGTGCAGCTTCTGGTGGTCGTGGACACCAGACAGCGCTCACGGCTCGCTCACGTGGAGCCCCTCTTTGCCTTGCCGGGACTTCAGATCCATCTCTACGATCACCACCCGGCCACTGATGATGCGCTCGAAGGGAGCCTCGACGTCTTTCGGCCCTGGGGCGCGACCACCTCCATCATTGTGGAACGGCTCAAGGAAAAGTCTCTGACGGTCACCCCGGACGAGGCGACCATCATGGGCCTCGGCATCTTCGAGGACACGGGCGGGTTCACTTTCAAATCAACCACCGAGCACGATTTCGAGGCCGCGGCCTGGCTGCGGACCATGGGCATGGACCTTGACGTCATCCGCGACATCATGAGCCGCGAACTGTCCACGGAACAGATCGCCATCCTGTCCGAACTCATCGATTCCGCCACCACCCACACCATCAACGGCGTCGACATCGTCATCGCCGAGGTCGTGCTCGACACCTACGTCGGTGATTTTGCCCTGCTCACCCACAAGCTCATGGACATGGAAAACATCCGCGTGCTCTTTGCCATCGGACACATGGGCGACCGCATCCAACTCGTGGCCCGCAGCAAGGCCCAGGAAGTTGACGTGGGCGTGGTCTGCTCGTCTTTCGGCGGCGGCGGACATGCCTATGCAGCGTCGGCTTCCGTCAAGGATCGCACAATTTCTCAGGTAAAGGATGAGCTTTTTGCCCTGCTCTACTCGCTCATAAATCCCCAGATGGTGGTCAGGGATTTCATGTCTTCGCCCGTGGTTCGCATCAAGGCCGCCCAGAGCGTGGCCCAGGCGGCGGAGGTCATGATGCGTTACGGGTTCAAAGCCCTGCCCGTGGTCGAATACGCGGATCAGGTCTGCGGCATCATCGAGAACAGCGTGGCCGAAAAGGCTGTAGGGCATGGTCTTGGAGATGAGCGGGTCACGGAGTACATGCTGGAGGATTTTCATTTCGTGACCGAGGACCAGGACCTCTACCAGGTCATGGAGATCATTCTGGGGCATCGCCAGCGTCTGGTCCCGGTGCAGCGCGAACAGGAACTGGTCGGGGTCATCACGCGCACTGACCTTATCAATCTCATGGTCCAGGAACCGGCCCGCATCCCCGAGTCCCTGCTCTCGGACAAGCGGCAGGAAAAGAATATCCGGCAGATCTTGCTGGAGCGCCTGCCCAAGGACATCGTCTCCCTGCTCCAGCTCGCGGGGCAGACCGGACAGGAGCAGGGCGTTACGGTCTACACCGTGGGCGGGTTCGTGCGCGACATGCTGCTTGGCATTCCCAACGACGACATCGATCTTGTCGTGGAGGGCGACGGCATCGCCTTTGCCCAGAATCTCGGACGCAAGCTCGGGGCGCGGGTGCGGCCGCACCTGAAATTTCGAACAGCGGTGCTCATCCTGCCCGGCGGCCAGAAGATCGACGTGGCCACGGCCCGCCTCGAATACTACGAGTACCCGGCCGCCCTGCCCATAGTCGAGCTCTCGTCGCTGAAGATGGACCTGTATCGCCGCGATTTTTCCATAAACACGCTGGCCATCCACCTCTGTCCGCCCCACTTCGGAAGGCTGGTGGATTTTTTCGGAGGGCAGCAGGACATCAAGGACGGGATCATCCGCGTCCTGCATTCCCTGTCCTTCGTGGAAGACCCGACGCGCATCATCCGCGCTATCCGCTTCGAGCAGCGTTTCCAGTTCAAGATCGGCGGACAGACCGAACGGCTCATAAAAAACGCCGTACGGCTGAACATCTTCCAGAAACTCTCCGGGGCGCGCATCCGCCACGAGCTGCGTCTTCTGGCCGAAGACAGCGTCCCGCTGGACGCCTTCATCCGCATGCGCGACCTGGGCCTTCTGCAGGAGATCCATCCCCTGCTCCACTTCCCGCAGACCAAGGAACCCCTGCTGGAAGGAATCGAGAAGGTCATCACCTGGTACAAGCTGCTGTTCCGAGAGCAGGCACCGGACATCTGGATCGTCTATTTTCTAGGCCTCGTGTCGGGCTTCGACACGCATCAGGTACAGGCCCTGACCTCGCGGCTGAGGTTTCCGCCCAAGCGCATCGAGCTGGTAGAATCCACCCGCCGCCAGTTGCGCTATGTCGCCATGCAGCTGGCGCAGTGGGGAAAGAACGAGGGATCCGCGGCCGACCTGTACGACATCCTCTCTCCCCTGTCCCTGGAGGGACTGCTCTATACCATGGCCAAGCAGCGCAAGCTGGAGCTTAAAAAAGCCGTATCCCAATATCTGACTCATTTGCAGGACGTTGGCATCCTGGTCACGGGATCGGATATCAAGGATATGGGCCTTGAACCGGGGCCGCGGTTCGCGAATATCCTGCGTGCGGTGAAGCGGGCCGTCCTGAACGAGGAAGTGCGCACCAGGGAAGAGCAGCTCAACTATGCACGGCGCATGGCCGCGTCGCTGCAAGGGCAGGAGCCCAAAGCCGTTTCTTGA
- a CDS encoding transcriptional regulator — protein sequence MLKFVVLAVVCFILYKLVTNDKKKKVEVKNKQEEKLAKEGVLVKDPVCGTYVSKDSDIRIKDGEEVRCFCSYECRDKYLKMID from the coding sequence ATGCTTAAGTTTGTCGTTCTGGCTGTCGTGTGTTTCATCCTTTACAAACTCGTGACCAATGACAAGAAGAAGAAAGTAGAGGTCAAAAACAAGCAGGAAGAGAAGTTGGCCAAGGAAGGCGTGCTGGTCAAGGATCCCGTCTGCGGGACATATGTTTCCAAGGATTCGGACATCCGGATCAAGGACGGTGAGGAAGTGCGCTGTTTCTGCAGTTACGAATGCCGGGACAAATATCTGAAAATGATCGACTAG
- a CDS encoding amino acid ABC transporter permease, whose translation MTPQFSKKAVKIDIGDGAAIPLKKDSGLFNAWWLTFFGAIGIIIYLCVTQPEPYWRILQFLPDGVLVTFQVTLLSIMLSLVLGLITGLGRLSRNKVLNLIASTYVEVIRGIPLLVQLFYIYFALGRLELFKDLPPMAAAVLAMGICYGAYMGEVFRAGIDSIDKGQAEAARSLGFNPVQTMMYVILPQAWRTILPPVGNEFIALLKDSSLVSILAVSDLLRRGREFASESFLYFEAYTMVALVYLVITLFLSKAVSKMEQRLNYYERD comes from the coding sequence ATGACCCCACAATTTTCCAAAAAAGCTGTCAAGATCGACATCGGCGACGGCGCGGCCATCCCCCTGAAAAAGGACTCGGGCCTCTTCAACGCCTGGTGGCTCACATTTTTCGGCGCCATCGGCATCATCATCTATCTGTGCGTGACACAGCCCGAGCCATACTGGCGGATTCTGCAATTTCTTCCCGACGGCGTCCTGGTCACCTTCCAGGTCACGCTCCTGTCCATCATGCTGTCCCTGGTGCTCGGGCTCATAACAGGCCTTGGCCGGTTGTCCCGCAACAAGGTCCTGAACCTGATCGCCTCGACCTATGTCGAAGTCATCCGCGGAATTCCGCTTCTGGTGCAGCTCTTTTACATCTACTTCGCCCTTGGTCGCCTCGAGCTGTTCAAGGACCTTCCGCCCATGGCCGCGGCTGTGCTCGCCATGGGCATCTGTTACGGGGCATACATGGGCGAGGTGTTCCGGGCAGGCATCGACTCCATCGACAAGGGGCAGGCCGAAGCGGCCAGGTCCCTGGGTTTCAATCCTGTCCAGACCATGATGTACGTGATCCTGCCCCAGGCTTGGCGGACCATCCTGCCGCCGGTGGGCAACGAGTTCATCGCCCTTTTAAAAGACAGCTCCCTGGTTTCCATCCTGGCCGTATCGGACCTGCTGCGCCGAGGCCGGGAATTCGCCAGCGAATCATTTCTGTACTTCGAGGCGTACACCATGGTGGCCCTGGTGTATCTGGTCATCACGCTTTTCTTGTCCAAGGCCGTCAGTAAAATGGAGCAGAGGTTGAATTATTATGAACGGGACTAG